Part of the Citrus sinensis cultivar Valencia sweet orange chromosome 2, DVS_A1.0, whole genome shotgun sequence genome, TTCAAAGAGCATCATTCCATAGCTGTAAACATCAGCTTTTGCTGTTATGGCCACTCCTGAAAGCCATTCTGGTGCGAGATACCCTCTTGTTCCTCTAATGGTCGTTAGGACTCTGCTGAATTCTCTCCCAACAAGCTTTGACATGCCAAAATCTGCCACTTTTGGACACCATTGAACATCTAATAGAATGTTCTCTGGCTTTATGTCGCAGTGTATGATGCAGTCTCTGCACTTCTCGTGGAGATAAGCCAATCCTCTGGCTGTCCCTAGTGCAATTTGGTATCTTGTTTTCCAATCAAGAACCTTTGAATTCTCTCTATGGAAGATGTGCGAATCTAGGGAACCATTTGGCATGTAATCATAgaccaataatttttttgtaccTTCAGAGCAGAATCCACGAAGCCTAACTAGATTGACATGTTGGATGTTCCCTATTGTGCTGACTTCTGCTCTGAATTGTTTCTCTCCTTGACTGAAGCTCTGCAGCTTCTTCACAGCTATGACACTTGAATTAGGCAGCCTCCCTTTGAAAACAGAACCAAAACCTCCTCCCCCCAATTTTTCAGAGAAATTCTTTGTGGCTGTTAGCACATCCTTGTATGCAAATGCCACCAACGAACCATCCTCCACTGATTTGCTTGTTTTCATTGTATTCTCTCTCTTCCTGAAATACATAAAAGCAAGAAGGCCTAATAGAGCTACAAATGCCACTGAACCCACCACAGCACCAATGACTATTCCCTTGTTATTACTGGAACTTGAAAACTCCGAAGCTGCAAGCTTGACATGAATAGTTTTCCCATTTGCGTCGCCTGGTGAAAGTTGATGCAGACTCAAGAGACTTCCAATCCATATTGAACAAGCATTGTCTTCATAAGCATAAGCAGTGCAAGAGCAGTTCCTCGAGCAGGTTGTTTCACACTCCTTGATACTCCCTACTGCCACAGATTGTGGATGTTTAGGCAATACCATGTGAGAATTTGCTAAAAACTTGTCACTCTTTCCATTTGTAACAACAGTATTTTCACACTGCAGTTGGGTTTTCCTCACACAGCCAGAAGAATAATCCTGCATCAAGTTCCAATTGTTCTCCCATTTTGGCCTAAAACCTGGCAGACAAGCACAGAAAGACTGGTTTCCCTCATTACATCTGCCAAATGCGCCACAATAAGCATAAACATCACAAGGTTGCCTTGGTTGCGACCAGAACTGAAACCAAGCCTTGCTAGACTCCAACCAAAACATAACCTCAATCTGCCCTGATGAATCAATAACAAAGCGCATTGTCATAGAATTAGTAACAGAATAAACGAAATACCTCCCATTTTCATCCGAAATGTAGTTGAAGTCGACATATTGACGAGATATCATTTCCGGAACGTTGGCAAAATTTATTCCAGTCCAGACTCCACTATTCCAGTATTGTTCAGACCTATTCCACATTATAACATATTGATCCGATCCATCTGGGGCTAGCTCAAGCGAAAAGAGACCCGGTGCAGGATCCTCCTTATTCTTCCATGAGATGAGAAATTGGTTTACTTTTGCCCGTTTGTTTATTCCAAACTTCATTCCGGGAAGCCATGTATGAGTCGGATGATCAAAACTTTGCCATAAGGTTGAATTAGCTGAAGAATCTCTCAAAACAAGATTACCTTCATCTAGAACAACTGCTTCGATTGAAGCTGTTGTATTACTAGCGTTCAAACTTGTGGACCAGATGGGCGTTTTAGACTCATTTAAAAGAACTAAA contains:
- the LOC102625503 gene encoding G-type lectin S-receptor-like serine/threonine-protein kinase At2g19130; the encoded protein is MDVKKNVWFMLCVLSICFTLKHHLSSAARDSISANQFLSGDQTIVSAGGVFELGFFKPGNSSNYYIGIWYKKLSEQTIVWVANRDKPVSDKNSSVLRISDGNLVLLNESKTPIWSTSLNASNTTASIEAVVLDEGNLVLRDSSANSTLWQSFDHPTHTWLPGMKFGINKRAKVNQFLISWKNKEDPAPGLFSLELAPDGSDQYVIMWNRSEQYWNSGVWTGINFANVPEMISRQYVDFNYISDENGRYFVYSVTNSMTMRFVIDSSGQIEVMFWLESSKAWFQFWSQPRQPCDVYAYCGAFGRCNEGNQSFCACLPGFRPKWENNWNLMQDYSSGCVRKTQLQCENTVVTNGKSDKFLANSHMVLPKHPQSVAVGSIKECETTCSRNCSCTAYAYEDNACSIWIGSLLSLHQLSPGDANGKTIHVKLAASEFSSSSNNKGIVIGAVVGSVAFVALLGLLAFMYFRKRENTMKTSKSVEDGSLVAFAYKDVLTATKNFSEKLGGGGFGSVFKGRLPNSSVIAVKKLQSFSQGEKQFRAEVSTIGNIQHVNLVRLRGFCSEGTKKLLVYDYMPNGSLDSHIFHRENSKVLDWKTRYQIALGTARGLAYLHEKCRDCIIHCDIKPENILLDVQWCPKVADFGMSKLVGREFSRVLTTIRGTRGYLAPEWLSGVAITAKADVYSYGMMLFEIVSGRRNFEWNSVYSEDEEMKYFPTWAASLMSEGGNVLSLLDKRLEGSADVEELSRICKVACWCIQDDETHRPSIGQVVQILEGVLEVTQSPIPRSLKVIADNKEDIIFFTESSETSGASSQAKFAGSSASS